Proteins found in one Lycium ferocissimum isolate CSIRO_LF1 chromosome 6, AGI_CSIRO_Lferr_CH_V1, whole genome shotgun sequence genomic segment:
- the LOC132059834 gene encoding uncharacterized protein LOC132059834 gives METQVHCKGYLPAHYSMSYLSEDSNNIWPLHYGEKIYTNAQYCNGFMSSTTIDADPGYDKDVLKQKILEHEETFKNQVFELHRLYRTQRNMMYEIKRTGLPSSSSSILGSHLLPKDAWKRHITSFPLANSSYARPSISGTEIANSPLSSAKVNAVQSGQVQKQNGLSSMTFEALEARPSKVRKKMFDLQLPADEYLDTDEVEQLQDNEGSFYPSSRANGNDKVSLDSCKKSDKKDASASNSCLKSSVQLADLNEPAQLEEVTASPVDLLAYGNSHKEVRSLNASAKSNPAFMGFPRETTWNFHQTSPSKGKERDWFSSTYETGNIKGSLNPVPHSFSHDKFPTPCHLAQVMLDKASQPPGVQSPHSIRDDIWKERAGNGLDSFHRNHEKFDYTYGRPFITSQTASPIPFGNSLEFNNSLSHTLSSWGKPSGFSARLSSGHTNQSLNSCAMVSKSPTSPQCLDISGDKWHNDGSSRSNLGVATDRSVRNGFYHGSSSVPKKSPPCFSFAFDSRTQNKSDNLTSDRSFNNGCEKFIITSDSIDLTSKRDFDLNVLSKSEVNEELSRRDLELVDAKKEPQDCKPELPWLKAKPSSSAVEDRNMKATKELGETRSIRKIMGVSIPEIPCASKNESSSFVSTSATLRSSPEEENSKHEARRIVIDINIACGLSMVDPEKQAATEAVVAETAMETKATIIRNSFDLNSCVTEDEDALFVESNNVNVRTIVEIDLEAPPVPETELDNLSEEKDQQNELTQDEVVRVAAEAMVSISSSSQIYQMSSDPSNDPLGSLGWFVDVVVSLENEPESKSKEIISEDAVIVAGPITTVEMDYFEAMTLQLEETKEQDYLPKPFVPEVQHMEDVGPRSLTNRPRRGNGRWGRHRRDFQRDILPGLASLSRHEVTEDIQTFGELMKATGHSWNSRPKRRNGTRNGGTRGRRTPVSPPLKQKLSNIVSSLEDKSLTGWGKTTRRPRRQRCPAGHPPPVPLTKLCE, from the exons ATGGAAACACAAGTTCATTGTAAAGGCTACTTACCAGCTCATTACTCCATGAGCTACCTTAGTGAGGATTCAAACAATATATGGCCCCTACATTATGGAGAGAAAATCTATACAAATGCCCAATACTGTAATGGTTTCATGTCAAGCACTACGATAGATGCAGATCCTGGATATGATAAGGATGTTCTAAAGCAGAAAATACTTGAACACGAGGAAACATTCAAGAATCAG GTATTTGAACTTCATCGCCTTTACAGAACTCAGAGGAACATGATGTATGAAATTAAAAGGACGGGATTGCCATCATCTTCATCAAGCATTCTTGGATCCCATCTACTACCTAAAGACGCTTGGAAACGCCATATCACCAGCTTCCCCTTGGCAAATTCAAGTTATGCAAGACCATCTATATCTGGTACTGAAATTGCGAATTCTCCCTTGAGTTCTGCAAAAGTGAACGCTGTACAGTCTGGTCAAGTTCAAAAGCAAAATGGTCTCTCTTCAATGACCTTTGAAGCTTTGGAGGCTAGGCCCTCAAAAGTACGGAAAAAGATGTTTGATCTTCAACTTCCAGCGGATGAGTACCTAGATACAGATGAAGTTGAGCAGTTGCAAGATAATGAAGGATCGTTCTATCCAAGTTCCCGTGCTAATGGAAATGATAAAGTTTCCCTAGACAGTTGTAAAAAGAGTGATAAAAAAGACGCTTCAGCATCCAATTCATGTTTGAAAAGCTCAGTCCAGTTGGCTGACCTCAATGAACCAGCTCAGCTTGAAGAAGTAACCGCATCACCTGTTGATCTTCTTGCATATGGTAATAGTCATAAGGAGGTTAGAAGCCTAAATGCTTCGGCTAAATCAAATCCAGCATTTATGGGTTTTCCTAGAGAAACCACATGGAACTTCCATCAGACAAGCCCTAGTAAAGGCAAAGAGAGGGACTGGTTCTCTTCTACATATGAGACAG GTAACATTAAAGGTAGCTTGAATCCAGTACCTCATAGTTTTTCACACGACAAGTTCCCTACACCTTGCCACCTGGCACAGGTAATGCTTGATAAAGCCTCTCAACCTCCCGGGGTTCAATCACCTCACAGTATCAGGGATGACATATGGAAAGAGAGAGCAGGGAATGGTTTAGACAGCTTTCACAGAAATCATGAGAAGTTCGACTATACCTATGGTAGACCATTTATCACTTCCCAGACAGCTAGTCCTATTCCATTCGGTAATTCGTTGGAGTTTAATAATTCATTGTCACACACACTCTCTTCTTGGGGTAAACCAAGTGGCTTTTCTGCAAGGCTATCATCAGGGCATACAAACCAGTCATTGAACTCATGTGCCATGGTGAGTAAGAGTCCAACGTCACCCCAGTGCCTTGACATTTCCGGAGACAAGTGGCATAATGATGGAAGTTCTAGGTCGAATCTTGGTGTGGCTACTGATCGCTCCGTCAGGAATGGATTTTACCATGGGTCCTCATCAGTGCCCAAAAAATCACCACCTTGCTTCTCTTTTGCTTTCGACTCTCGAACGCAAAACAAGAGTGACAATTTGACATCTGACCGCTCCTTTAATAATGGATGCGAGAAATTTATTATTACCTCCGATAGTATTGACTTGACGTCCAAAAGAGATTTCGATTTGAATGTACTATCAAAAAGTGAAGTAAATGAGGAACTTTCCAGGAGAGATCTTGAGTTGGTTGATGCAAAGAAAGAGCCTCAAGACTGTAAACCGGAGTTGCCGTGGCTTAAAGCTAAACCAAGTTCATCAGCTGTGGAAGATCGCAACATGAAGGCCACAAAGGAGTTGGGGGAAACACGAAGTATCAGGAAAATTATGGGAGTTTCAATTCCTGAAATTCCATGTGCTTCCAAAAATGAGTCATCTTCGTTTGTTTCCACTTCTGCTACTCTTCGATCCTCACCTGAGGAAGAAAACAGCAAACATGAAGCGAGGAGAATAGTGATTGACATTAACATAGCTTGTGGCCTTTCTATGGTTGATCCCGAGAAACAGGCTGCTACGGAAGCGGTTGTTGCTGAGACAGCAATGGAGACAAAAGCTACCATTATCAGAAATTCCTTCGATTTGAACTCATGTGTTACCGAAGATGAAGATGCATTATTTGTCGAAAGCAATAATGTCAATGTGAGGACCATTGTCGAGATAGATCTGGAAGCTCCTCCTGTTCCGGAAACTGAGCTAGATAATTTGTCTGAAGAAAAAGACCAACAAAATGAGCTAACACAGGATGAAGTTGTCAGGGTCGCAGCGGAAGCAATGGTTTCCATTTCATCATCCAGTCAAATATATCAAATGTCAAGCGATCCATCTAATGATCCTCTGGGATCCCTAGGttggtttgttgatgtagtcGTTTCTTTGGAGAATGAACCTGAAAGCAAGTCTAAAGAAATAATATCCGAGGATGCTGTGATTGTTGCGGGGCCTATTACTACTGTGGAGATGGATTACTTCGAGGCAATGACATTGCAACTAGAAGAGACCAAGGAGCAAGACTACCTGCCCAAGCCTTTTGTTCCCGAAGTTCAACATATGGAAGATGTTGGACCCAGGTCACTAACAAATCGACCCCGAAGAGGAAATGGAAGGTGGGGAAGACATCGGAGGGACTTTCAAAGGGATATCCTTCCTGGACTGGCTTCCTTATCAAGGCATGAAGTGACTGAAGATATTCAGACTTTTGGAGAGTTGATGAAAGCTACAGGGCATTCTTGGAACTCACGACCAAAGAGAAGGAATGGCACCAGAAATGGAGGTACGAGGGGAAGGCGGACCCCAGTAAGCCCTCCTTTAAAGCAGAAATTGAGTAACATTGTGTCCAGTTTGGAGGACAAAAGCCTAACAGGATGGGGCAAGACGACTAGACGTCCGAGGAGGCAAAGATGCCCGGCAGGTCATCCTCCTCCTGTCCCATTAACTAAACTATGTGAATGA
- the LOC132061400 gene encoding LOW QUALITY PROTEIN: pentatricopeptide repeat-containing protein At2g03380, mitochondrial-like (The sequence of the model RefSeq protein was modified relative to this genomic sequence to represent the inferred CDS: inserted 4 bases in 3 codons) produces MVRWHYGLNVVGLLQLDITLPRTESTLSNCYTSGRICVRQKTTIQPFTSTIITQNILQNTKSELNLFSNPFFAILDLCKTPFSLKIFHTLFIVNGEAHNVHLKTKLISLYGIFGNFKNARNVFDEIPEPDLDSCKAMIRWYFMNDMYDEIIGFYDCMRKRKGLTLFDNVVFSIVLKACSELCDVNEGRKLHCHIVKGGNPDSFVLTGLVDMYAKCGKIESSRVVFDDISDRNVVCWTSMIVGYVHNDCAEEELVLFSRMRDALVESNEYTLVSVVTACAKLRALHQGKWVHGYIIKKGIELNSYLVTALIDMYVKCGVISEARVIFDELSVNDFVTWTAMIVGYSQSGYPDEALKLFTDETWKGTLPNSITLSSVLSACTQLNNLKLGKLAHSLRIKLGLYDDTVTNALIDMYAKCGAITNARYLFENFACDDVIANSLVSACSSNGSANEGLMLFHRLRSEHLQPDEFTXGAVLSIGASLGNHRVGSSFHAFTSEEGLLSSNLFVGTALVNVYARSGDAKSARVVFDEMTYRNAVTWNSISGGYAMQGDCKNYFALLSDMIRESFEPNDIIFTSILSACSHRGMXRFFYTMCEAYRFVPSMKHYTCMVDLLARDGRLKEALDFIDKMPIRPDISVFGAILHGCGIHNRFDXGEVAVRKMMELHPHYDACYYVLMSNLYASDGKWSQAYQMRELMKSKGLNKSPGCSHVNMVFENDCLKVSSIGWLFSKEIFIAASNESLPSEEVIVPSRGSPSGVNYSSC; encoded by the exons ATGGTGAGGTGGCATTACGGTCTGAATGTCGTTGGCTTACTTCAACTGGACATCACGTTGCCTCGAACAGAGTCAACGTTGTCCAACTGCTACACTAGTGGAAGGATCTGTGTAAGGCAGAAAACAACAATACAG CCCTTTACTTCAACAATAATCACCCAAAATATTCTACAAAACACCAAAAGTGAATTAAACTTATTTTCAAACCCCTTTTTTGCAATTCTTGATCTTTGCAAAACCCCTTTTTCTCTCAAAATATTCCATACCCTTTTCATAGTTAATGGTGAAGCCCATAATGTTCACTTAAAAACAAAGTTGATAAGTTTATATGGTATTTTTGGGAATTTCAAGAATGCTCGTAATGTGTTCGATGAAATTCCTGAACCAGATCTTGATTCTTGTAAAGCAATGATAAGATGGTATTTTATgaatgatatgtatgatgagaTTATTGGGTTTTATGATTgtatgagaaaaagaaaagggcttACTTTGTTTGACAATGTTGTGTTTTcgattgttttaaaggcttGTAGTGAGTTGTGTGACGTTAATGAAGGTAGGAAATTGCATTGTCATATTGTGAAAGGTGGAAATCCTGATAGTTTTGTATTAACTGGTCTTGTTGATATGTATGCTAAATGTGGAAAGATTGAATCTTCTCGTGTCGTGTTTGATGATATTTCGGATAGAAATGTTGTTTGTTGGACTTCAATGATTGTTGGTTATGTACATAATGATTGCGCGGAAGAAGAGTTGGTTTTATTTAGTCGAATGAGGGATGCTTTGGTTGAAAGTAATGAATATACTTTGGTGAGTGTAGTAACTGCATGTGCAAAGTTGAGAGCTTTGCATCAAGGGAAATGGGTTCATGGTTATATCATAAAAAAGGGGATTGAACTGAATTCCTACCTAGTTACTGCTCTGATAGATATGTATGTGAAATGTGGAGTTATTTCTGAGGCTCGTGTGATTTTTGACGAGCTTTCTGTGAATGATTTTGTTACGTGGACAGCAATGATTGTTGGATATAGTCAAAGTGGCTATCCAGATGAGGCATTGAAACTCTTTACAGACGAGACATGGAAAGGAACATTGCCTAATTCAATCACTCTTTCTAGTGTACTTTCGGCATGTACACAGTTGAACAATCTGAAGTTGGGAAAATTGGCCCATTCTCTCAGAATTAAGCTAGGATTGTATGATGATACTGTGACAAATGCTTTGATAGACATGTATGCAAAGTGTGGTGCAATAACAAATGCTCGTTACTTATTTGAGAATTTTGCCTGCGATGATGTAATTGCGAATTCACTTGTCTCTGCCTGTTCATCAAATGGATCTGCTAATGAGGGTCTGATGTTGTTTCATAGATTGAGATCTGAACATCTTCAGCCAGATGAATTTA AGGGTGCTGTCCTGTCAATAGGTGCTTCCCTTGGGAATCATAGAGTTGGTtcttcttttcatgcttttactAGCGAAGAGGGTCTTTTATCGTCTAATTTATTTGTAGGTACTGCACTTGTTAATGTGTATGCTAGATCCGGTGATGCAAAATCTGCTCGTGTTGTTTTTGATGAGATGACGTATAGGAATGCGGTGACGTGGAATTCGATTAGTGGTGGCTATGCAATGCAAGGGGACTGCAAGAATTACTTCGCACTTCTCAGTGATATGATTAGAGAAAGTTTTGAAcctaatgatattattttcaCTTCAATACTATCTGCTTGTAGTCATAGAGGGAT GAGATTTTTCTATACAATGTGTGAGGCATATAGGTTTGTTCCTTCCATGAAGCACTATACATGTATGGTTGATTTATTGGCTCGTGATGGAAGGCTTAAGGAAGCTCTGGATTTCATTGACAAAATGCCAATTCGGCCTGATATTTCTGTGTTTGGTGCTATTCTACATGGATGTGGTATTCACAATAGATTTG CTGGGGAGGTGGCAGTGAGAAAAATGATGGAGTTGCATCCTCATTATGATGCTTGTTACTATGTGCTTATGTCAAATTTATATGCCTCTGATGGGAAATGGAGTCAGGCTTATCAAATGAGGGAGTTGATGAAGAGCAAAGGTTTGAACAAGTCCCCTGGCTGTAGCCACGTGAACATGGTTTTTGAAAACGATTGCCTGAAGGTGTCATCTATTGGTTGGTTATTTTCCAAGGAAATTTTTATAGCAGCCTCAAATGAATCGTTACCCTCTGAAGAAGTTATCGTGCCTAGTCGTGGGAGTCCATCAGGAGTAAATTACAGCTCTTGTTGA